One bacterium genomic window, ATTAAAACAGAAGTTATTGGAGTATATTGAATATTACAACAAAAAAGCAAAACCATTTGCATGGACATATGCAGGAAAACCTTGTAAAATATAACATACCTTATTTAAGGGACAGCACACTAGCGATAAAACCAAACTTTCGGAGGATTTTTAAAACCAGGATTGTGCTATCCTCGTAAGAAGTGGCAATAGCTCCAAATGGTTTACCTGTAAGGGGCCAGATGTAGTTTTTATCCGCCTTTTTTGCAAAATAAACTATTACCATCAATCTCTCCATCAAAGCCACCAATTTTGCTGGAACTGGATAATAGAGAGGAGCGGCTATAATTATTCCATCTGCTGTAATCATCTTTTGAAAAGCCTTTCCAAAATCATCCTTAAGTATACATTTATAAGGCTTCTTACCACAACCCCAAGCCTCAAATTTATGCAAGCCAGAGTAGTGAGCTTCACAGGGTTTTATCTCAAAGTCTGCTAATTGCAGTATCTCTGTTTCAAAGATTCCTTCTTCTTTTGCTCCTTCAAGGCTAGATTTAAGGAGAAGATAGGAATTACCATCTTTCCTTTGCGAGCCGCTTATACCCAATATTTTCATTTTTGAGTATTAACCCTCTTCCAAAATCCTTTTGAGGTTTTCTTGTTCTTCAGTAATATGTTGTTTAACAGCCTTAAGTTTGTTATTGAATAATACACATAATATCTGGATAAATCTATTTAATAATCCAATTTTATGCCCCAGGTGTAGCTCGGTTGTAAACAAAGAGCCAGAATTATAAGGCTCTATAATAAAAACAAACCTTGCCCCTCCTATAGAATGAGGAAATAATGCCTTATATTCTAATTGTGAATATTGCCTGGTATTTGTAATCTGAAACCTTGTCTTTTCTAAATATCCATCAATATATTCTTCTACATAAATAACTGAACCTATCTCTAGTGAGTCTCCTTTAAGATAGCGACATTCTTTATGGTCTTTGTGCCATATTTTATAATTTTTCTCCATATTGGCAAACCAGTCAAAAACTTTTTCTGGTGTTGCTTTAATCTCAATTGTATCCTTAAATATTACCATTTTCCTTCACCGTCCATGACAATGCTTGTATTTCTTTCTCAGTTCCTTAAGGGGCAGGGTTGGTTTCTTCCTATCTTTATTTATCTTAAGCCAAATAGCCTCATCAGGTCATCCTCTAATGAGATATAAAACCTTGAGGAACCAGGGTCTCCCTGCCTGGCACACCTTCCCCTTAATTGATTATCAATCCTTCTTGCCTCATGGCGCTTAAGTTCCTATAATATGGAGACTTTATTACCTCTTCTTGTTCTCCCTTACCTGGTGGATTTCCTCCTAATATTATATCCGTTCCCCTTCCTGCCATATTTGTGGCTATTGAACCATACCCTTCCTTCTAATTTTATTGCTTGAATTTTGAAAAATACCCATCTATTTCTGGTCTTAATTCTATACCCACTCTTTCAAAACAATTTAATAGTTTTGCGTAAGCTCCATTACCACCAAGAAAATCCCAGAATTCCTCTGCGACTTTTAATTCATTGTCTAAATCTAACATACCTTTTAATGTCCATCTTTCATAGGGTTTTGGCTCGTATGGATTGTATGGGATAGCAATATAAGAATGAATATTTGCATTAGGATTTTTGGCTAAATATATTGCCACCCATTCTAATAATGTCCTTTTAAAGTCCTTGAAATTACTGAGATTAGGTTTAACTGTTTTTAAATCAAATAAATGAATGGTTCCATCGTTACTTTTAACAAATAAATCTACTTTTACAGTTCTTAATTTGTTCATTTTTCCTTTATTACAAACTTTTCTTATCCTTGCGGTTTCTTCTGGTTTGTTGGGATTATTTCCAAGGGTCAATTCATTCATAATGCGTTGAATTTCTGTCTGTGCTTGTTCACTTATTGTATTGCCTACGACAAATTGTTTTTGTGCTACAGAAAAGGTTAAACTTGCCAATGTTTCAGCCACAGGTTCAAAAATAGAAGTTCCAAAAGTAGTATTCAAAGAATGAATAAAAGAAAATAATGCCATCCTGTCTTTACCAAGCAAGCGATAATGAAAGGGCATGTTATTGGATTCCGGCTTGTAATTTTGAAACTTGTCCCTTATGCAACTCTTGATTACACCAATTATATGTTTTTTCTGAAAACTATTCATTGCCATACTCCCTTTTATATTTAAATAAGGCAAATTCGATTGCCCCCCTCCAATCAATTATGTCTCCAACTTTCTCCTCTATAAACTTCACCCCCTCTTCATCTAAATTAATGTCCATTTTATTTTCTTCTATTACATCCAAAATATCTTCAACTGATAATGAATAAATTACCCTATTTCTTTTCATTTTATTTTTTCCTTTAAGTGAAAAATTGTTTCCGCATAAGCGGTATCTCTGTCTTTTTCTACCCTGTTAAGAACAGGTCGCCTAAATTGATTAACAATTTTCATATTAGATAATTCTGCAATTTTAGGATAAAGATTGTATTTGTCATTAGCCACCAAAAATATATTATAATCTTTTTGAAGATATTTTTTGCAATTTCTTAAAGATTCCGCTATGCCTTTGGCATAAGCATCTTTTGCTTCTTTTCCCTGACCTTTAGAAAGAGATCCTATTTCTAATTCGTCTTTTCTTTCAAATCCAAAAATTTCGTATGCATAAGCATGCTGTTCGTGATAATCAATAAGGCCAACATAAGGGGGACTTGAAAAAATTCCCTTTATCTTTTGTCTTAATAAAATTTCTGCAAGCTCTGGATTTGCTTTTTTAACCTCTTTAAAAATATCAATTTTTCTACTATCACCACTCAAGCAAATTTGAAAGGTTTTTGTTCCTAATCTATCAAATTCTTTAAGACGATTCAATGTGTCTATGGTATATCTCTGCCACCACCCTTTAATGGAGAAAATTGGCTTGCATATTTTACCGTGTTTCTTACAATAATATGTAGTTATAACAGGCTCTTTTAAGGTTGCTAAATCAGCATGAGTAGTTGCCCTACAAGAACGAACGGTTCTGCTCAAGATTATCGCTAATATTTTC contains:
- a CDS encoding flavodoxin family protein → MKILGISGSQRKDGNSYLLLKSSLEGAKEEGIFETEILQLADFEIKPCEAHYSGLHKFEAWGCGKKPYKCILKDDFGKAFQKMITADGIIIAAPLYYPVPAKLVALMERLMVIVYFAKKADKNYIWPLTGKPFGAIATSYEDSTILVLKILRKFGFIASVLSLK
- a CDS encoding TdeIII family type II restriction endonuclease codes for the protein MAMNSFQKKHIIGVIKSCIRDKFQNYKPESNNMPFHYRLLGKDRMALFSFIHSLNTTFGTSIFEPVAETLASLTFSVAQKQFVVGNTISEQAQTEIQRIMNELTLGNNPNKPEETARIRKVCNKGKMNKLRTVKVDLFVKSNDGTIHLFDLKTVKPNLSNFKDFKRTLLEWVAIYLAKNPNANIHSYIAIPYNPYEPKPYERWTLKGMLDLDNELKVAEEFWDFLGGNGAYAKLLNCFERVGIELRPEIDGYFSKFKQ
- a CDS encoding SRPBCC family protein, translated to MVIFKDTIEIKATPEKVFDWFANMEKNYKIWHKDHKECRYLKGDSLEIGSVIYVEEYIDGYLEKTRFQITNTRQYSQLEYKALFPHSIGGARFVFIIEPYNSGSLFTTELHLGHKIGLLNRFIQILCVLFNNKLKAVKQHITEEQENLKRILEEG